AATGTCTGCCTTTTTCTTTAACAAAGCGAGTGTATTTATTGTGCTGAAGCAAAAATGCAGCTACAAAAACGAAGACAGAGAAAATAACACACCCTGTTGCCACAACAGCGTAGGCTTTCTTGGCTCGTTCATAGAAAGCAAACCTTTCCACCTTCTCAAGAGGAGTCTGTATGCAAACAGAAATCAACACAGAAATAGTCCAACATTAAAAGTGTTTAAAGTGTGTTCTtgaactcattttttttttttaaacctttagaGTGAAAAGTTGTTAACCTGAGGCCCAGCCTGTCCCAGGAGGTGTGTGTAGGTGTCCCACACAGGTACAGCTAAACATCTCTGTTTGTCACTGTCCACCAGATCCATGACTGCGGCCTGTGGAGACACATCAGCATAGATGTAACAaaggaaattttaaaaaaaagtgataacAAAAGTAGCAGCAGATTTATGAGTGTTGTACCGGAGAGGGGACATAGGTATCCAGGGGCAACAGCTTCAAAATGGCCTCCAGAAGCTGTGGGATTCCCAAGCCTGGAAAGGTAAAGATCACACTCAGACAGCTGGAAAAAATCTGTTCCAGTACATACACTTGCCCAACATTTACAGACAGATCATCAACATACCGTCAGCTCTTATCTCTTTTGGGCCACAAGCACAAATGGAAGAAGCTGGAAAATTTGCATCAGCAAgaactgaaaaagagaaaaacagagagtcAGTGCATTATTGAAGGGACTGATCTAACAGGAtcaagtctgccttaaaacaacattcaggtgtccatatgaacactgagagaggttttcctcttttccactgtaacgttgaaagatatctacttgatttgactaatttggacagatgaagcttcatattagcttcagataaacttttaaataaatgtttgcacagaaggaggcttgtggattttgaccTCCtgtatgaagggatcttctaatggccagtatgaacaggaggaatgattatagcaagaaaacCCTCTGTCAGTGGgcacctggctgttgttttaagacagacatgaacaATTTTTAACCTGTGCTTTAATGATCTTGTGAGATCAGTCCAGCTCTGTCACCCTTTGTAGTGACTTGAATTTGGATCCGCCTATTGCCAAGCAGTATCTGAGCAAACATTATAAGCTATCACCGCTAGCGCTGCTGACAAGAAAGACAACCTATAGTTGAATATCATACCAAGCTCGTCCCCGTGGCCCATTTTTGCAAGAGCATACAGCAGTTCTGGGGATAAAACAGAGGGGATTCCTTTAAGTACGACCATAGTAGCAGttacacagagaagagaaccaGAGAATAGAGAAGCGAAGCGAGAGGAATCACTCCAGACTACTTCCGTTTTCGTTTAAGCCGCCTGACATGCTAGCCCCTAAAAtagcatgtaaacaaaaaagataaaagctgTTTACACTGGAGTCTCACACGTGTACAGTTATATCTCCGGTTGGTCGTCAGgccaaatgtcaaactgttttatatgtttggTCTGCCAAACAGAGGTTATCGTAGGCCGAGGTTAGCTATCTTGATATTTAACGTCTTTGTTGGCAACCAGGCAACAAGGAACAGCGTCATGTGATCACGGAGTGTAATCTGATTGGTTAATTGCAGCAGAGGGACTGCCACATCAGAGTTTCTGCAACAAACTTACAATTTAAATATTGCAGcttcaaaaacatttaattgtcTGCCAGTAAGTCCTGTTtctaatataaataaatcaaatgattaTTATGTATTTCAATTTTGTATATAACGTGAAGATAGCGTTGTGGGGTTGAACAACAGtgaaaaaacaatatatgtGAAAAAGCACCACAAAAATGTCATGcgttaaataatgtaaaatattcatgttacgtgttaaataaattattttcaaacATGTATAGTCACTTTTGTTAATCCACTAAGTAAAAGTTATTTTATGACATGCAGGGggtctgtctttttaaaatagGTTAGTGTCATTAATCCAATAGACTGCAGTCAGTTAATCTTAGGTCTATGTTGTTCCTGACACCCTTGGGTGGGCATAATTCAGAGCAGAGACCGGTGAATGTGGTGTTACGACACAGTCTCATGGTGCCAAGAATGtgagataatgaaaatatttgtcagAGAAAAAATACTCCACCCGGCTGGTTTCATCTGAGTCAAAGAAACTCTCAGCTGGATGGCAAAAATGCTGAGGAATCCTTTTTCATGACCACAGATCCTGGTTCTGTAATACAAAAAAAGTAGTGAGCTCTACATAAAAAGGCTTTTTATAAATGTCAAGTCACAAATGAGCTTTGGCTTGTGGACCCATGTACTGAATGTACTGTCAGGCAGCTGCTATTAATAATGAGCATtaagaaaaatgactgaaatattcCAGGAGAATAATATGTTGGTACTTTAtagcatatttttatttctgaatattacaaacattaacaatctttttgccttcagacattcaatatatttttctttatcctTGCATTATTTACCTGTATTAGATATAATGTGATATGAAGACTATTTGAGGTTTGCTGCACATCAAATTACAATACCTATAGTTGGAAAACTGAGTCCATCTCGGTGTGTGGACATAAAACTATAGAGAAAGTTCCTGACATGAGTGAGAGGCAGTAAAGTTGAGGACTATAAGAGAGAGTTTTGGTGAAGGCTGGAGGCTGCTGTGCAGGAGAAAAGGCCTCGCAGGAGCCAGGCCTGTCTGCCGCACTGAAAgcccctttctccctctctggaCCCATGCTGCTCTCTCTTTATTCCGGCTTCTTTAAATGAGTTTATCACGCTATGAGGGTCTGCGCTGCCAAAATGTAACGTTTTGCCCCTTTTGTCTGTGTGGAGAGCCTCAATTGAGtctacatttattattttgaccTTTCGGTAGCCTCAAAGAGGAGCTTCTTTTCGAGCTCTCTCTGCAGACTTTTGTGCTTCCCCTGGAGTGAGGAGAccagtttttttctctctctcctcctttttaaaagttttgttcCAGGGGGGCTGACAAGAAAGCAAGCTCCGGGGGAAtattgaatgaaaataaaaatcaattagGCCATGGCCTTGTGAAGATATGGGCCGCCGCCGTGTGAagatcacagagaaaaaaaggtgCCTTGCGATGATTGGAGGCAAAAGAAAAGCAGTCTAAGCAAATTTGTTCTGGTGTTGTCTTTGAAGTCAAAATTATGGTTTTATGTGCTCCTGAATATTTTTAGCAAATATATGATGCGCATGCCTTAACATAAGACCAATGTGGAAGGCTACACTTTTCCGCCAATCTAGCCTACGTTAACTTTAGTGGACTTAAACTGGCGTACAACATTGCTGAAATTACTACAAATTATATTATCCCGGAGATACGATCTCTCTGGGATAGTATCATTTAGGCCTAtattaacatcatcatcaaaatctCACATACGGATTATCATCAGGTTCACTGGCATTTTGTCAAAAGGCAGCTGTTATACCTTAAAATTGAGCTTTTAGACTATTACTGCCTGTGTGTAAAACAATCGTTTTGTGAAAATATATGAGACACTTACTGCAAGTATCCTAAATGTTTTCCATCTGTTGGCTGAAAAAAGATCACTATTACCAAACTCGATGCTGACAAGAAGAAGCATTAATAATCGGCTCTGTACCTCCAGTGAATGATGGATTTTCCACAGTATTTTCATTACTTAGCCTAACAAGTGGCAGTTTCACTCAGTTGCAGCAAATAGGCGCTCATCTGTAGGCTACTGTAGGCTATATATAACCCGGTGCGTGTGCAGCAGGCCCATTGAATTTATTGTTAAAGTCCAGTTTCTGTACCTGTATGTAACAGCATTATAGTACCATCTAGCGGTGTAAAGTACACATTGGTTGAATGCAAGAAGGGGGTCGAGTGTACTGTTACTTGATTTGAGTTACGATAACATTTTACAGGCTCAAAATCTCATCAAATAAACCaatttacagatttattttggATTATAAAGCACCAGTTAAAAAGTTAGAAATCACAATTTGAAACTAGGATATTTAAACAGTTACAAATAGCAATAAAACACCATTTATATTAAATCATTGTGTATCACATAAAGTTCCCATCCACTGAAAatagtgtttttcttcttgttccttcagttggatgtttgagcttcactgttgAGCTTGACTGTTCTGTTgttgcagaatgatgtatgtgcagagtttgacactagaatgCTGTCATAAAAATCATATGTTGGatgtggaaagtttctctgtacaCACTGTCTAAGGCCTGTACCTGCAAGcacgatttgtgacatcacaactggtttggagccaatcatggtccagtattcaatttacaattatgCATAACATCactgatgtggaaacttgaagcctccagtgcacaaacactgagaacagactttacagtgaagtaggagacatcttgtgtccaaaaATGAAacttctgaaactgaaaaatatttacatattcacagattctggatttttaatgagggagaaggaggagatgtcattttaataattactataaaaactatataaacatttatgtgAAAAACCATATTGGACACAAATTATTCTGTGCATATATAaaatttatatatacatacatatatatatatatatatatatatatatatatatatatatatatatatatatatatacacatatatatatatatatataaattttaTTCTGATTTATAATTCAAgcttaaagaaacacaaacattataCAGAACATAATACATAGTACATACATAATTGTGCAGTGCCggtgggtgggtgggttggACTGCACAACCACAAcaattgataataataacaaaaacacacacaaaataaaaattagaGGGTTCAGTTCAGAGTGTTTGCAAAAATATGCGTAATGATTCCCACATCCTCCGGAACTTCAACGGTTTTTGATTCAAGTCAACTTCTCCAGCTGCATCAGGGTGGCAATCCGTTCCAGCCACATTTCATTAGAGAGAATGTGTGGCATAGAccataaaagtaaaatacatttctcagccacaaatgaaaaaaatattaacaaaccTATTAAGTCTGATAAGCATAGTTTCAGAGGTAAAACTAGAACAAATACAGCGTTGGAGtcattaaaaactgttttccaATAACATCTTGAATAACAGAATGTATGTCTCTTTTTTCGGAGAAGGTCACAGGACCAAAACAGATGAATTAAATTTCTCCTGTAGGACTTACATTTGTAACAAAGGTTTAAGGAGTAAGATATGTTCTATGAAACAATATGAAATTTTTCTTATGCATACTAATAGACGTGCATTTGGTGAAAACCCCCTTGAACATTTCAGACCATTGTACCGGAGTAAATGGattacccgaaaaatgggtaaaatgagtgAGGCGAGGATTATCTGAAAAATGGGTAAGGGGGCTGGGGGGTATTGCCCGGTATCACAGGTAGCTTACTCTCCTACATCatgttcactgtgtttgtttgttttttaactcaTGTCTTGTGAGGCCCCTGGTTCTCTGGGGCCTGGTGCTTGAGCCCCAGTAAACCCATGCATTAAGGTGCCATCGTAGTAGTTACAAATGAAATCTGATGTCGGACTCAATGCAGAATGAGTCGGACTGGTCTCAATCATGTCCTCAAAAATTTTAAGTCTCTTGCTGTTTCCATTCAGGAGTTATGAACTTAACATGGATTCCACCCTGACCAAGGCGAGCCCTGCCACTCTGTCCTCCATTGTAAGTTCATATCTTGGGCGAGAAAGGTGACACTTTCTAGGAGAACGATTTTGTCCTTGGTATTTTGTGAAATTTGGCTTCCAAATTTCACAATGGGGGTCTATGGTGATCCCTAGATAGGAATAGCGTAGAAGCTCCATTCCACTCTCATCGAAGCACAACCCCAAGGGGATCCTGCACGCCAGTTTTCAAGTCTCTagctacttcctgtctggaGTTATTTTAGGATGTGGCACTCAAAAAGTAGTCGCTATCTCCTATATCTAACCCTAAGACTACCCTCAAAGCCCTTGTGGAGGCCTCCACACACCCTCGGACAGGGCCCCCTTACCCTATTGCCACCCCCTATGCCATGCCCTGACCCTAATCCCAGTGGAGGGGTTCAGGCCCGGGTCTTAAGCCCAAGCTCCCAGGAACCCTGCCCACCAGTCGAACCATTGGACCCACTCTTAAGCACCCCTCCTTGGTCTACACACTAACAGCCACGGCTGCCCCTGTGCCCCTGGtactccctcttttttttcctgccccTGGAAACCAATCTGCTTTTTTGTGCCCCTGGTAACCCTGGAGTCAGAGTGATTTTTACTCTCAAACTGAATGATTTAACCCAGAAGTATGCTTATCCATTACCATGAATTGACGATACACTCGACAGCTTGAGTAAAGCCTGTTGGTTTTCAACTCTGGACTTTGCCAGTAGTTATTGCAAGACGTCAAGGCCTTTTTGAATTCAATGTCCTGAGTTTTGGCCTGTGTAATAGTCCAAGTATATTTCAGAGACTGATGAATCTGGTGCTTGCAGATCTTCAGCGGACCACTTGTCTGGTGTAACTGGATAACATAATCATCTTTGGGCACACTTTTCAAGAACATCTGTCTCGACTGGATGAGGTTTTAACCAAATTAGGTCAGGCTAATCTCAAAGTAAAGCCAGCCAAGTGCAAGTTGTTTGCTAACCAAGTGTATTACTTGGGCCATATAATCTCAGAAAGGAGTGTAAAAGTGGATCCTGCTAAGGCAGAAGCAGTGTGTCAGCGGCCGGTGCCAAAAAATCTGACTGAAGTAAAGAATTTCGTTGGACTAGCCTCCTATTACAGGAGGTTTATGAAAGCTTTGTCTGGGATTGTTCGTCCTCTCCACCAGGTTACAGAGAAAGGCAGATGATTTAAATGGACTCAAATTTAGATTAATGTCAGCCTGAATTCTTGCATATCCAGACCCcaacaaaacattcatttagACACTGATGCCAGTGATGCAGGTAACAGGGCAGTGTTGTCCCAGCAAGAAGGGAGACTGGAACATGTAATGGCATATGCTAGTAGGGCTTTGACCAAGCAGGAGAGGAAGTACAAAGAAAGTTGGTCCGGTGATATGTACTGTACAACACACTAGTCCCAAAACATTGTCAAGTCAAGAAAAGGGAGATGAATTGGCTCAGGCTCAGAGAAATGATGTTGAGTTGCAGAAAATGATAGCTTTAAAGAGGGAGGGGAATGCATGTCTACAACCACCCAATGATTTGCAGCAGCATGCACCGGTGTGGGCCAAGGTGCAATTAGAGGGCTCTAGGTTGATAAGACATCCACCAGCCAATTCTGATGCAGCAAGTCAGGTTCAGGTTGTTCTCCCCAAATCTCTGGTGCCGAAAATTTTAGGCCAGGGTAGGCCTAGAGGCCAGTTTCTACTGGCCAAGGTGGTTTGTGGATGTGAAGCGTTGGTGCCAGGAGTGTGTGGATTGTGGCTCCTGAAAAACAGCTAGAGTGCAGTTGTGTGCTCCACTTCAACCAACTGTAACATCTAGGCCATATGAGCGCATGGCTTTAGCTATTCATGGGCTGCTGCCTGAAACCCCAGggtgaaataaatacattttagtcATTGGGGATTACTTTTCTAAGTGGACTGAGGCATTTCCTGTTCCTAATCAGGAAGCTCAAACAGAAGCAAAATTACTGGTCTGTCAATTTGGGGTTCCCTGCACTATCCACACTGATCAAGGTTGAAATGTTCAATCAAGCTTGTTTAAAGAGTTGTGCCAGTTGT
This genomic stretch from Thunnus albacares chromosome 14, fThuAlb1.1, whole genome shotgun sequence harbors:
- the fuom gene encoding fucose mutarotase isoform X2 codes for the protein MGHGDELVLADANFPASSICACGPKEIRADGLGIPQLLEAILKLLPLDTYVPSPAAVMDLVDSDKQRCLAVPVWDTYTHLLGQAGPQTPLEKVERFAFYERAKKAYAVVATGETALYGNLILKKGVIPAELLQ
- the fuom gene encoding fucose mutarotase isoform X1, coding for MVVLKGIPSVLSPELLYALAKMGHGDELVLADANFPASSICACGPKEIRADGLGIPQLLEAILKLLPLDTYVPSPAAVMDLVDSDKQRCLAVPVWDTYTHLLGQAGPQTPLEKVERFAFYERAKKAYAVVATGETALYGNLILKKGVIPAELLQ